From Meiothermus sp., a single genomic window includes:
- a CDS encoding trimeric intracellular cation channel family protein yields the protein MQHWQLLDVLAWTGLLAFAVSGALVAVQKRFDLVGIIVLTGVTAIGGGAIRDVLVGSLPAGSLRNEPVLWLVFLVALLVWRFYRRLGRLERPIYYFDTLGLGLFAALGAERALAFGLGFWGSVFVGTVSGVGGGVLRDVLAGEIPGIFYRNRDLYASAASGGAAVVFLIYTFVPTYSALAVVLGALVTIGLRLSSRWLGLGLPAPRD from the coding sequence ATGCAACACTGGCAACTGCTCGATGTATTGGCCTGGACGGGCCTGCTGGCCTTTGCGGTCTCGGGGGCGCTGGTGGCGGTGCAAAAGCGCTTCGATCTGGTGGGCATCATTGTACTGACTGGAGTAACCGCCATTGGGGGTGGGGCCATTCGGGATGTGCTGGTGGGCTCGCTGCCGGCAGGTTCACTGCGGAACGAACCGGTGCTTTGGTTGGTGTTCCTGGTGGCGCTTTTGGTGTGGCGGTTTTATCGCCGCTTGGGTCGGCTCGAGCGCCCCATCTACTACTTTGACACCCTGGGGCTGGGGTTGTTTGCGGCGCTGGGGGCCGAGCGGGCCCTGGCTTTTGGGCTGGGCTTCTGGGGTAGTGTGTTTGTGGGCACGGTTTCGGGGGTGGGGGGTGGGGTCTTGCGCGATGTGCTGGCAGGGGAGATTCCCGGCATTTTTTACCGCAACCGCGACCTGTATGCTTCCGCGGCGAGTGGGGGCGCGGCGGTGGTTTTTCTCATCTACACCTTTGTGCCCACCTACTCGGCCCTGGCGGTGGTGCTGGGGGCTTTGGTAACCATTGGGCTCAGGCTCTCGAGCCGCTGGCTAGGTTTGGGGCTCCCCGCGCCCAGAGACTAG
- a CDS encoding HD domain-containing protein, producing the protein MAIYMVYEDALALMKRFTPSESLQKHMMAVEAAMRAYARKYGEPEEKWAITGILHDFDYEQFPETHPYKGVEMLREMGYPEDVLEAILGHVDVPEHPRHSLMAKALFAVDELVGLITAAVYVRPDKSIQSLELSSLKKKFKDRAFAAKVDREGIVRGAEELGVDLDEHMAFVLEAMKADAKRLGLA; encoded by the coding sequence ATGGCGATCTACATGGTTTATGAAGACGCTTTGGCCCTGATGAAGCGCTTTACCCCTTCAGAAAGCCTGCAAAAACACATGATGGCAGTGGAGGCTGCCATGCGGGCCTATGCCCGAAAATATGGCGAGCCCGAAGAAAAATGGGCCATTACCGGTATCCTGCACGACTTCGACTACGAGCAATTCCCCGAAACCCACCCCTACAAAGGGGTTGAGATGCTGCGCGAGATGGGCTATCCCGAGGATGTCCTGGAGGCCATTCTGGGCCATGTAGACGTACCCGAACACCCCCGCCACTCCCTTATGGCCAAGGCCTTGTTTGCCGTAGACGAGCTGGTGGGCCTGATTACGGCGGCGGTCTATGTGCGGCCCGACAAGAGCATCCAGAGCCTGGAGCTGAGCAGCCTGAAAAAGAAGTTCAAGGATAGGGCGTTTGCGGCCAAGGTAGACCGTGAGGGCATCGTGCGCGGAGCCGAGGAACTGGGGGTAGATCTCGACGAGCACATGGCGTTTGTGCTGGAGGCCATGAAAGCCGATGCCAAGCGGCTAGGACTGGCGTGA
- the mreD gene encoding rod shape-determining protein MreD: MRIILIVALAFLLQGFVSGLLGDSFTPPDLIYLAVLLLAATVSPYVGLPLAFALGLLQDLLSAGYPGLHAVGLLLAAYAYYRLSRLVHWDEPAGQAVILGGSFVAKWLGILLVAFWLRLGNFNPLTLWSVILPEMLLTLLIAPFAIRLYQQLFPHSK, encoded by the coding sequence ATGCGGATTATTCTGATTGTAGCCCTGGCTTTTCTACTCCAGGGCTTTGTTTCTGGGCTATTGGGGGATAGTTTCACACCCCCCGATTTGATCTATCTGGCGGTCTTGCTGCTGGCGGCTACGGTATCTCCTTATGTGGGTCTGCCGCTGGCCTTTGCCCTGGGGCTGCTGCAAGACCTGCTTTCGGCGGGGTATCCGGGACTGCATGCGGTGGGGTTGTTGCTGGCGGCCTACGCCTACTACCGCCTTTCGCGGCTGGTGCACTGGGACGAGCCGGCCGGCCAGGCCGTCATTCTGGGGGGTAGCTTTGTGGCCAAGTGGCTGGGCATCCTGCTGGTGGCCTTCTGGTTGCGGCTGGGCAACTTCAACCCTCTCACCCTATGGTCGGTTATCCTGCCGGAGATGCTGCTGACCCTTCTTATAGCCCCTTTTGCCATCCGGCTTTATCAGCAGCTCTTTCCGCATAGCAAATAG
- a CDS encoding penicillin-binding transpeptidase domain-containing protein has product MNSRVWILLGLFYLLLLLFVGRLWQLQVVQYEQYATRSQGNYLRTETSLAPRGRILDRNGQVIATNRLAVDLIYSGGEVHFKERILALAGLEELPKVEHEPVELMVNIPEALIPTLAELTAGEPNLKLLERIERVYPNPIAGPVVGYTALPSQEQLKEGYDPEELVGAAGLEAALEAQLKGIKGVVLAEVNARGQRVRFEELKEPQAGTDVYLTLDLNLQRAAEQALREGVEDINRIRMRYGLPLATRAKGAIVALDPRNGEVLAMATAPAFDPNLFGRRPRPNDKIRDLFADKDRPTLNRAVNAYPPGSTYKLATSSMALESGYVTTDTAFRCSPYIVFGGIRRNWARVDMGMMTVEEAIAQSCNTWYYQVAMLDPIGMVDKLHKRALELGVGRPTGLEIGEQAGIVPTLQWKRQNIPRDPRWWPGETLSIAIGQGYNKATPVQIARMLATIAQNGRQPELHLVRQIGKQVIQKPLTSVAGQHWKELQDGLRKTVTWGTAKHVLGNFPVATAGKTGTAQNETLTPGLEHAWYMGYGPVDPADPRPPLVVVAFFENGGEGSGVALPAARKVMAAYWKVGPDFAAR; this is encoded by the coding sequence ATGAACAGCCGTGTCTGGATCCTGCTGGGGCTTTTTTACCTGCTGCTGCTATTGTTTGTGGGACGGCTATGGCAGTTGCAGGTGGTGCAGTACGAGCAGTATGCCACCCGCAGCCAGGGCAACTATCTTCGTACCGAAACCTCGCTGGCCCCCCGGGGGCGCATTCTAGATCGAAACGGGCAGGTGATCGCCACCAACCGACTGGCAGTAGACTTGATTTATTCGGGCGGAGAGGTGCATTTCAAGGAGCGTATTCTGGCTTTGGCCGGCCTCGAGGAGCTGCCCAAGGTGGAGCATGAGCCGGTGGAGCTGATGGTCAACATTCCCGAGGCCCTCATCCCCACCCTGGCCGAGCTCACCGCGGGAGAACCCAACTTGAAGCTCCTGGAGCGCATCGAGCGGGTCTACCCCAACCCCATTGCGGGGCCGGTGGTTGGATACACCGCCCTGCCCAGCCAGGAACAGCTCAAAGAAGGCTACGACCCCGAGGAGTTGGTGGGTGCGGCGGGCCTCGAGGCCGCCCTGGAAGCCCAGCTCAAGGGCATCAAGGGGGTGGTGTTGGCCGAGGTGAACGCCCGGGGCCAACGGGTGCGTTTTGAAGAGCTCAAAGAACCCCAGGCCGGTACCGATGTGTACTTGACCCTTGACCTGAACCTGCAACGCGCTGCCGAACAAGCCCTCCGGGAGGGGGTGGAGGACATCAACCGAATTCGCATGCGCTACGGGCTGCCGCTGGCTACCCGGGCCAAGGGGGCCATTGTGGCCCTCGACCCGCGTAATGGCGAGGTGCTGGCCATGGCCACCGCCCCGGCCTTCGATCCCAACCTGTTTGGTCGCAGGCCCCGTCCCAACGACAAAATTCGAGATCTATTTGCCGACAAAGACCGGCCTACCCTAAACCGGGCGGTGAACGCCTATCCACCGGGCTCGACCTACAAGCTGGCGACCTCGAGCATGGCCCTGGAAAGCGGCTACGTCACCACCGATACGGCTTTTCGCTGTAGCCCTTACATTGTTTTTGGTGGCATCCGGCGCAACTGGGCCCGGGTGGATATGGGCATGATGACCGTCGAGGAAGCCATTGCCCAGAGCTGCAACACCTGGTACTACCAGGTAGCCATGCTCGATCCTATCGGTATGGTAGACAAGCTGCACAAGCGGGCGCTGGAGCTGGGGGTAGGCCGCCCCACCGGGCTGGAGATTGGCGAGCAGGCCGGCATTGTGCCCACCCTTCAGTGGAAACGGCAAAACATTCCCCGTGACCCCCGCTGGTGGCCGGGGGAGACCCTCTCGATTGCCATTGGGCAGGGCTACAACAAGGCCACCCCGGTTCAGATTGCCCGTATGCTGGCCACCATTGCTCAAAACGGCCGGCAGCCCGAGCTCCACCTGGTGCGGCAAATCGGCAAGCAGGTTATCCAAAAACCCCTCACTTCGGTTGCTGGGCAGCACTGGAAAGAACTGCAAGACGGGCTGCGCAAAACCGTTACCTGGGGCACCGCCAAGCATGTGTTGGGCAACTTTCCGGTTGCTACTGCCGGCAAGACCGGCACCGCCCAGAACGAAACCCTCACCCCGGGCCTCGAGCACGCCTGGTACATGGGCTACGGGCCGGTAGACCCCGCCGATCCTCGCCCCCCGTTGGTGGTGGTGGCCTTCTTCGAGAACGGCGGCGAGGGCAGTGGGGTAGCCCTCCCCGCTGCCCGTAAGGTTATGGCCGCGTACTGGAAAGTGGGGCCGGACTTCGCGGCCCGCTAG
- a CDS encoding NAD(P)/FAD-dependent oxidoreductase: protein MRVVVIGAGVGGLTTAALLAQAGLEVTVLEHHTYPGGSAGTFWHQGFRFDAGATLLAGFDEEGVFTRLERRLGVCFPVRKLAQGEPLMEVWLPDGRVVPRPVGRGYELQVQLEAFGPAVQRFWCWQEKRALALWKLAQGLPFPPADTQELRQLVQKGLPWALAHLADLPGLLADLLRRTAAHAPANPMFRRFLDAQLLIASQTDSRHTYALFGAAALDLPHRGPALPQGGMGAVPETLAQAVTQYGGRVLYRHRVERLQLRNGRVEAVEVALGGRRRGEREVLEADLFIANLTPGDLAALVPDGPRQAPPADAWGAFMLYAVVPEDVVPPGAPYRQWAGEGEWTFVSLADAGDRLRGPAGLRVLSASVHTRLSEWQGLSKEAYRAQKKAWQERLERQVERLLPGFRESAVLVLGATPHTYHFYTRRQDGWVGGYPQVHPLRTPSPRTPFPNLWRVGETIFPGQSVPAVAMGGERVAALVLARLGLAQPIALFTDMAAHENENASGPRRMFSSFQAATVLPRTKLTRSRMAHNRRAL from the coding sequence ATGAGAGTGGTGGTGATCGGCGCAGGGGTGGGGGGGCTCACCACCGCCGCGCTGCTGGCCCAGGCGGGCCTCGAGGTCACCGTGCTCGAGCACCATACCTACCCCGGCGGCTCGGCGGGCACCTTCTGGCATCAGGGCTTTCGCTTCGACGCGGGGGCTACTTTGCTGGCCGGTTTCGATGAAGAGGGGGTTTTTACCCGGCTCGAGCGCCGTTTGGGGGTTTGCTTTCCGGTGCGCAAACTAGCCCAGGGTGAGCCCCTGATGGAAGTCTGGCTGCCCGATGGCCGGGTAGTACCGCGTCCGGTGGGCCGGGGCTACGAACTACAAGTGCAGCTCGAGGCTTTTGGCCCCGCCGTGCAAAGGTTCTGGTGCTGGCAAGAAAAGCGGGCTCTTGCACTTTGGAAGCTGGCCCAGGGTCTGCCGTTCCCGCCCGCCGATACGCAGGAATTGCGGCAGTTGGTGCAAAAAGGACTGCCCTGGGCCCTGGCCCATCTGGCCGATCTGCCCGGCCTACTGGCCGATTTGCTGCGCCGTACGGCAGCCCATGCGCCTGCCAATCCCATGTTCCGGCGCTTTCTGGACGCCCAGCTTCTGATTGCCTCGCAAACCGATAGCCGCCACACCTACGCCCTGTTTGGGGCAGCAGCTTTAGATCTGCCCCACCGGGGCCCGGCCCTGCCCCAGGGGGGGATGGGGGCGGTGCCCGAGACCCTGGCCCAGGCCGTGACGCAGTACGGGGGCCGGGTGCTCTACCGCCACCGGGTGGAGCGGCTACAGCTTCGCAACGGGCGGGTGGAGGCGGTGGAGGTGGCGTTGGGCGGGCGTCGGCGGGGCGAGCGCGAGGTGCTAGAGGCCGACCTCTTCATCGCCAACCTGACCCCCGGTGATCTGGCTGCGCTCGTGCCGGATGGCCCCCGGCAGGCCCCACCCGCCGATGCTTGGGGCGCCTTCATGCTCTATGCCGTGGTGCCCGAGGACGTGGTTCCACCAGGCGCCCCCTACCGGCAGTGGGCGGGGGAAGGCGAGTGGACTTTTGTGAGCCTGGCCGATGCCGGCGATCGCTTGCGTGGCCCGGCGGGTTTACGGGTCTTGTCGGCCTCAGTGCATACCCGGCTCTCGGAGTGGCAGGGCCTATCCAAAGAGGCCTACCGGGCCCAAAAAAAAGCCTGGCAAGAGCGGCTCGAGCGCCAGGTAGAGCGCCTTTTGCCGGGCTTCCGGGAGTCCGCGGTGCTGGTGTTGGGCGCAACCCCCCACACCTACCACTTCTACACCCGGCGGCAGGATGGCTGGGTGGGCGGGTATCCGCAGGTGCACCCCCTGCGCACCCCCAGCCCCCGAACCCCCTTCCCCAACCTGTGGCGGGTGGGGGAGACCATCTTTCCCGGGCAGTCGGTGCCGGCAGTGGCCATGGGGGGTGAGCGGGTGGCCGCCCTAGTACTGGCCCGGTTGGGCCTGGCCCAGCCTATCGCGCTCTTTACAGATATGGCCGCCCACGAAAACGAGAATGCGTCTGGGCCCAGACGCATGTTTTCGAGTTTCCAGGCGGCCACTGTTCTGCCCAGGACAAAGCTTACTCGAAGTCGAATGGCTCATAATAGAAGAGCGCTCTAG
- a CDS encoding DUF2207 domain-containing protein, with the protein MSLLRWALGALALLGLAWAKSYALERVEQDVYLLADGRVRVVDVRTWRFEGAFREVFLEIDPRRGGQVRFEEASALDDGRPIRYEVQGNRISITAGPPDRSGNLPVLAENQNRIFRVSYTLTGEVTVASDAALFDRQVLEPEHAAVGTYVLRIHAPQPVPERFRVFIFTGRGRIGTLEFDPAQQVATVQVAPVSQDEFVRARVILDARAFSFRSLNEPRFEQWLQETEAETRTFRERSRRLIENQRVPGWAWVLAAGPLGLLLVLFALFIRAYQRYGQEPRTEEVGRYYREPAEEIPPGMVPYVMSQADPGPSMLGRMISATLLDFARRGSVELIRHQNPGLFGLFGGTETHFKLVSPPENATALETEVWNLLRAAAGKDGVVRPDELKKYFQQHPSLLTSMSRRPRAIYEAAHGKLLDARSGRAAALWGGWLVGLGFLCLLLSLILGPILLDYLGGAVWVGVLMASGVLAGIGFMALGLLAFGVLARWVPDKLLNAKRWQAYRNFLADFSQMESAPAEHFKMWDYHFIYAAALGVAERYLRNLRQIAQRRPDLMTVPRWIPGQNLGQSGQVVASNSDMLEQISRMTGGLEQITRNLESLERALKPSSSGSGGGFGGSSRGGSSGGGGSSGAR; encoded by the coding sequence GTGAGCCTACTGCGCTGGGCGTTGGGAGCGCTGGCCCTCTTGGGGCTGGCCTGGGCCAAGAGCTACGCCCTCGAGCGGGTCGAACAAGACGTGTACCTGCTGGCCGATGGGCGGGTGCGGGTGGTGGATGTGCGCACCTGGCGCTTTGAGGGTGCCTTCCGCGAGGTGTTCCTGGAGATTGACCCCCGCCGGGGGGGCCAGGTGCGCTTTGAGGAAGCCAGCGCCCTCGATGATGGAAGGCCCATCCGCTACGAAGTGCAGGGCAACCGCATCAGCATTACCGCCGGCCCCCCCGACCGCTCGGGCAACCTGCCGGTGCTGGCCGAGAACCAAAACCGAATTTTCCGGGTCAGCTATACCCTCACGGGCGAGGTCACGGTCGCCAGCGATGCCGCGCTGTTTGATCGGCAGGTGTTGGAACCCGAGCACGCCGCGGTGGGTACCTACGTTTTGCGGATCCATGCCCCGCAGCCCGTGCCGGAGCGCTTCCGGGTGTTCATCTTTACCGGGCGGGGGCGCATTGGAACGCTCGAGTTCGACCCGGCCCAACAGGTCGCCACGGTGCAGGTAGCCCCCGTAAGCCAGGACGAGTTCGTGCGGGCGCGGGTGATTCTGGACGCCAGGGCCTTCAGTTTCCGCAGCCTGAACGAGCCCCGCTTCGAGCAGTGGCTCCAGGAGACCGAAGCGGAAACCCGCACCTTCCGCGAGCGCTCTCGTCGGCTAATCGAAAACCAGCGGGTGCCCGGCTGGGCCTGGGTGCTGGCCGCAGGGCCGCTGGGGTTACTTTTGGTCTTGTTCGCTTTGTTTATCCGAGCTTATCAGCGCTACGGCCAGGAGCCCCGCACCGAAGAGGTAGGCCGCTACTACCGCGAGCCCGCCGAGGAAATCCCACCGGGGATGGTGCCCTATGTGATGAGCCAGGCCGACCCGGGGCCCTCCATGCTGGGCCGGATGATCTCGGCCACCCTGCTCGATTTTGCCCGGCGGGGCTCGGTGGAGCTCATCCGCCACCAAAACCCGGGCTTGTTTGGGCTCTTTGGCGGAACCGAGACCCATTTCAAACTGGTTTCCCCACCCGAAAACGCCACCGCTCTGGAAACGGAAGTCTGGAACCTGCTGCGGGCCGCGGCGGGAAAGGACGGGGTAGTACGCCCCGACGAACTCAAGAAGTACTTCCAGCAGCACCCGAGTCTGTTAACCAGCATGAGCCGTCGCCCGAGGGCTATCTACGAGGCGGCGCATGGAAAGCTGCTCGACGCCAGGAGCGGACGGGCAGCGGCCCTCTGGGGGGGGTGGTTGGTGGGGCTGGGCTTCTTATGCTTGTTACTGTCTCTTATTCTCGGGCCCATCCTGCTGGATTATCTGGGTGGGGCCGTCTGGGTAGGGGTGCTGATGGCCAGCGGGGTACTGGCCGGCATCGGATTTATGGCGCTGGGTCTTCTGGCATTTGGAGTTCTGGCCCGCTGGGTGCCCGATAAGCTGCTCAATGCCAAACGCTGGCAGGCCTACCGCAACTTCCTGGCCGACTTCTCCCAGATGGAGTCGGCGCCCGCCGAACACTTCAAAATGTGGGACTACCACTTTATCTACGCCGCCGCTCTAGGCGTGGCCGAGCGCTACTTGCGCAACCTGCGCCAGATTGCCCAGCGGCGGCCCGACCTGATGACAGTGCCGCGCTGGATTCCAGGGCAAAACCTGGGCCAGAGCGGGCAGGTGGTAGCGTCCAACAGCGACATGCTGGAACAAATCAGCCGGATGACCGGGGGCTTGGAGCAGATTACCCGCAACCTGGAAAGCCTCGAGCGAGCCCTCAAACCCTCTTCCAGTGGCTCCGGCGGGGGTTTCGGGGGGAGCTCGAGGGGGGGTTCTTCCGGCGGCGGGGGTTCTAGCGGGGCCCGATAA
- the ispF gene encoding 2-C-methyl-D-erythritol 2,4-cyclodiphosphate synthase has translation MLIGYGEDSHRLGEGRELWLGGVHLESERGAIAHSDGDVILHALSDALLSAFALGDIGSFFPDHDPKWKGLESRVILELVLQKVRDKGYRLAQMVAVVVLDRPKLGPHRAIIQQQLAFLTGLPESRVGLTFKTSEGLAPDHAQCRAMVYLEPIPEKQGEKG, from the coding sequence CTGCTTATTGGCTACGGGGAGGATTCGCACCGCCTGGGGGAGGGGCGGGAGCTGTGGCTAGGGGGGGTTCACCTCGAGAGTGAGCGGGGTGCCATTGCCCATTCCGACGGCGACGTAATTCTGCACGCGCTGTCCGATGCTTTGCTTTCAGCTTTTGCACTGGGGGATATCGGCAGCTTTTTCCCCGACCACGACCCCAAATGGAAAGGCCTGGAAAGCCGGGTGATTCTCGAGCTGGTGTTGCAAAAGGTGCGGGACAAGGGCTACCGATTGGCTCAGATGGTGGCGGTGGTGGTTTTGGATCGGCCCAAGCTGGGGCCGCACCGAGCAATTATTCAGCAACAGCTGGCCTTCCTGACCGGACTGCCCGAAAGCCGGGTGGGCCTTACCTTCAAGACCTCAGAGGGGCTAGCCCCCGATCATGCCCAGTGCCGGGCCATGGTCTACCTCGAGCCCATCCCGGAAAAGCAGGGAGAAAAGGGGTAG
- the mreC gene encoding rod shape-determining protein MreC: MSDTVVRRTLLVSLLLLGVLLATLTRQSAPTLPGEFAARTAPLFGFSFRLGQNVRASLAAIFDRRDLRAEQRQMQAELQQLRQENQRLTLENRRLQAALRVQAVQGLGVVAVAPVIDDDPSGLYRRLYLGAGAAQGLRVGMPVTTANGLVGVITEVTQNNAVVRTLLDPESRVGVRLAGAPGRGIAYGAPPRMLRVEIAPEASVKPGDKVVSGALQGLYPAGITVGTVEQVLPVSPGALKKVLMVRPAVQLSLLEEVQVLKPL, from the coding sequence ATGAGCGATACCGTTGTTCGTAGAACCTTGTTGGTTAGCTTGCTGTTACTGGGGGTTTTGTTGGCCACCCTCACCCGGCAGTCGGCCCCCACCTTGCCGGGCGAGTTTGCCGCCCGCACCGCCCCTTTGTTTGGCTTTTCCTTTCGCTTAGGTCAGAACGTCCGGGCCAGCCTGGCTGCTATCTTTGACCGCCGCGATCTACGGGCCGAACAGCGGCAGATGCAAGCCGAACTGCAACAACTGCGGCAGGAAAACCAACGCCTGACCCTGGAAAACCGCCGGCTTCAGGCCGCCCTACGCGTACAAGCAGTGCAGGGCTTGGGCGTGGTAGCCGTGGCACCGGTAATTGACGATGACCCCTCGGGCCTTTATCGAAGGCTCTACCTAGGGGCCGGTGCAGCCCAGGGCTTGCGGGTCGGAATGCCCGTCACCACCGCCAACGGACTGGTGGGGGTTATTACCGAGGTTACGCAAAACAATGCCGTGGTTCGCACGTTGCTCGACCCCGAATCGCGGGTGGGGGTACGGCTCGCCGGGGCCCCAGGGCGGGGTATCGCTTACGGCGCCCCCCCTCGCATGCTGCGGGTCGAGATTGCCCCCGAAGCCAGCGTCAAACCCGGCGACAAGGTGGTGTCGGGTGCTTTGCAGGGGCTCTATCCTGCCGGTATCACCGTGGGCACCGTCGAACAGGTGCTGCCCGTTTCACCGGGGGCGCTTAAAAAGGTTTTAATGGTGCGGCCTGCGGTGCAGCTCTCGCTGTTGGAGGAAGTGCAGGTGCTCAAGCCGCTATGA
- a CDS encoding LemA family protein, producing MEILLILVLLVVALFIFYYNRIITLENRVNNALSQIDVQLKRRNDLIPNLVNTVKGYAAHETGVFDRVTQARERMLSAGSIEEKSAASTQLTQALRSVFAIAEAYPQLKADANFRELQGQLEETENKIAYSRQFFNDTVLDFNNTVTTIPGVFIAQPMGKRPKPFFETDEATRQVPNVNF from the coding sequence ATGGAAATCCTGTTGATTCTGGTTCTGTTGGTAGTAGCCCTTTTTATCTTTTACTACAACCGCATCATCACCCTGGAAAATCGGGTCAACAACGCGCTTTCTCAAATAGATGTACAGCTCAAACGGCGCAACGACCTGATCCCCAACCTGGTCAACACCGTCAAGGGCTATGCCGCCCACGAGACCGGGGTTTTCGACCGGGTAACCCAGGCCCGCGAACGGATGCTCTCGGCCGGAAGCATCGAGGAAAAGTCGGCGGCCTCCACCCAGCTCACCCAGGCCCTGCGCAGCGTGTTTGCCATCGCCGAAGCGTACCCACAGCTCAAGGCCGATGCCAACTTCCGCGAGTTGCAGGGGCAGCTCGAGGAAACCGAAAACAAAATCGCCTACTCCCGGCAGTTCTTCAACGACACCGTGCTGGACTTCAACAACACCGTCACCACCATCCCCGGCGTATTCATCGCCCAACCCATGGGCAAACGGCCCAAGCCCTTCTTCGAAACCGACGAGGCCACCCGCCAGGTTCCCAACGTAAATTTCTAG